A genome region from Arachis duranensis cultivar V14167 chromosome 8, aradu.V14167.gnm2.J7QH, whole genome shotgun sequence includes the following:
- the LOC107460886 gene encoding protein EXORDIUM, with protein sequence MASILSSNIVFIIFFMLSLLHLSSAARKLADSDQQQLQFQYHKGPLLTGKISINLIWYGQFKPSQRTIVSDFITSFSAATAAKPSVATWWKSTDKYYRLINSNNPTFTLGTQILDDKYSLGKSLTEKQIVQLASKGAHNGAVVNVVLTSADVAVEGFCSSRCGTHGSTVGVHKSAYIWVGNSVTQCPGQCAWPFHQPMYGPQSPPLVAPNNDVGLDGMVINLASLLAGTATNPFGNGFFQGPKEAPLEAASACSGVYGKGAYPGYAGALLVDPTSGASYNANGVNGRKYLLPALFDPATSGCSTLV encoded by the coding sequence ATGGCTTCTATTTTGTCTTCAAATATtgtcttcatcatcttctttatGCTTTCTCTTTTACATTTGAGTTCAGCAGCTAGAAAACTTGCTGACTCAGACCAACAACAGCTTCAATTTCAGTACCACAAAGGCCCTCTTCTCACCGGAAAAATCTCCATAAACCTTATCTGGTACGGCCAATTCAAACCTTCCCAGCGGACCATCGTCTCCGACTTTATCACCTCCTTCTCTGCCGCCACCGCCGCCAAACCCTCCGTCGCCACCTGGTGGAAATCCACTGACAAATACTACCGACTTATCAACTCCAACAACCCAACCTTCACACTGGGAACCCAAATCCTCGACGACAAGTACTCCCTTGGAAAATCACTAACCGAAAAACAAATCGTCCAGCTTGCATCCAAGGGTGCACATAACGGCGCCGTAGTCAACGTTGTTTTGACCTCCGCTGATGTGGCAGTGGAAGGATTCTGTTCCAGTAGATGCGGGACGCACGGTTCAACCGTGGGCGTTCACAAATCAGCTTACATATGGGTTGGAAACTCCGTGACGCAATGCCCCGGTCAATGCGCCTGGCCATTCCACCAACCCATGTACGGGCCTCAAAGCCCGCCATTGGTTGCTCCCAACAACGACGTGGGCCTGGACGGGATGGTTATCAACTTGGCTAGCCTTCTGGCTGGGACCGCAACCAACCCATTCGGAAATGGATTCTTCCAAGGGCCCAAAGAGGCTCCTCTTGAAGCTGCTTCGGCCTGTTCCGGGGTTTATGGAAAGGGGGCTTATCCAGGCTACGCTGGGGCCCTCTTGGTGGACCCCACAAGTGGTGCTAGCTATAATGCTAATGGAGTCAACGGAAGGAAATACTTGTTGCCTGCACTCTTTGACCCTGCCACGTCAGGTTGTTCTACTCTCGTATGA
- the LOC107460883 gene encoding protein PHOSPHATE-INDUCED 1: MATLFSSQCIIKIFLLISLFQLSLAARNMKELVQDESQLLRYHNGPLLYGKISVNLIWYGQFKPSQKAIVSDFITSLTSPPQTNQPSVATWWKTTEKYYHLTSKKKGTSSLSLSLGKQILDESYSLGKSLTSKNLVELASKGDQKDAINVVLTSADVAVEGFCMSRCGTHGSSSSPSPLKGKNNKFAYIWVGNSETQCPGQCAWPFHQPIYGPQSPPLVAPNNDVGLDGMVINLASLLAGTATNPFGNGYYQGQAEAPLEASSACPGVYGKGAYPGYAGNLLVDSATGASYNANGANGRKYLLPALYDPSTSSCSTLV, encoded by the coding sequence ATGGccactttattttcttctcaatgCATTATCAAAATCTTTCTTCTCATTTCACTCTTCCAACTTTCTTTAGCTGCTAGAAACATGAAGGAGCTGGTTCAAGACGAATCCCAGCTACTCCGCTACCATAACGGTCCGTTACTGTACGGCAAAATCTCCGTTAACCTCATATGGTACGGTCAATTCAAACCCTCCCAAAAGGCCATAGTTTCCGACTTCATAACCTCCCTCACATCACCGCCTCAAACCAACCAACCATCCGTTGCCACGTGGTGGAAAACCACCGAGAAATACTACCACCTCACCTCCAAGAAGAAGGGAACTTCCTCTCTTTCACTTTCACTGGGAAAACAGATTCTCGATGAGAGTTACTCTCTGGGGAAATCCTTAACGAGCAAGAATCTCGTTGAGTTGGCATCAAAGGGGGACCAGAAAGACGCCATCAACGTCGTTCTAACCTCCGCTGACGTGGCAGTGGAAGGCTTCTGTATGTCCCGCTGCGGGACCCacggttcttcttcttctccttctcctttgaAGGGAAAGAATAACAAGTTCGCTTACATCTGGGTTGGTAACTCCGAGACACAATGCCCGGGCCAGTGCGCGTGGCCCTTCCATCAGCCCATCTACGGGCCTCAAAGCCCGCCACTTGTTGCTCCAAACAACGACGTGGGCCTAGACGGTATGGTCATCAATCTTGCTAGCCTTTTGGCAGGAACCGCCACTAACCCCTTCGGGAACGGTTACTACCAGGGCCAAGCTGAGGCGCCTCTAGAAGCTTCTTCAGCTTGCCCTGGGGTTTATGGAAAAGGTGCATACCCTGGCTATGCTGGGAACTTGTTGGTGGATTCCGCAACCGGTGCTAGCTACAATGCAAATGGTGCTAATGGAAGGAAGTACTTGCTTCCTGCTCTCTACGATCCTTCTACATCTTCGTGCTCAACGCTCGTGTGA